One genomic region from Flavobacterium lindanitolerans encodes:
- a CDS encoding LytR/AlgR family response regulator transcription factor — protein MRTIRCAILDDEPMAVALLSKYVEKISSFELVKATTNPFEILQLIAQTNIDVLFIDIQMPELTGIQMMEMLGNKTKFVITSAYSEYALKGYEHNVVDYLLKPISFDRFYKCIQKIESLAQEKPAPTVEIAAKTEEKPDEFLFIKTDGKLVKINLNDLLLVEGLKDYLYLHLKNEKLIVLDTLKDFEAKLPASDFMRVHKSYIIRLDQIETIERNRVFIQKNIVPIGETYKIKFQDWVKSFL, from the coding sequence ATGAGAACCATCCGCTGTGCAATCCTCGACGATGAACCCATGGCAGTGGCGCTCTTGTCAAAATATGTAGAAAAAATTTCAAGTTTTGAATTGGTAAAAGCTACAACAAATCCGTTTGAAATACTGCAACTCATAGCCCAAACAAACATTGATGTATTATTTATCGACATACAAATGCCGGAACTTACAGGCATACAGATGATGGAAATGCTGGGCAATAAGACCAAGTTTGTCATTACTTCTGCCTATAGCGAATATGCACTGAAAGGCTACGAACATAATGTAGTCGATTATTTACTAAAACCTATTTCATTTGACCGTTTTTATAAATGCATACAGAAAATAGAATCCCTTGCCCAGGAAAAACCGGCTCCCACTGTAGAAATAGCGGCTAAAACCGAAGAAAAACCGGATGAATTCTTATTCATAAAAACCGATGGCAAGCTGGTAAAAATAAACCTGAACGATTTACTACTGGTTGAAGGCTTAAAAGATTATCTGTATTTGCATCTAAAGAATGAAAAACTTATCGTGCTCGATACGCTCAAAGATTTTGAAGCAAAATTACCTGCATCTGATTTTATGAGAGTACACAAATCTTATATCATCAGGCTGGACCAGATTGAAACGATTGAACGTAACAGGGTGTTTATCCAAAAAAACATTGTTCCTATAGGCGAAACGTATAAGATTAAGTTTCAGGATTGGGTGAAAAGCTTCTTATAA
- a CDS encoding tetratricopeptide repeat-containing sensor histidine kinase, producing the protein MKRLSFFCLLLLTWNISFAQSSELKKIQASLPKISDSLQYVDRLNRMAMLLYEKNADSTFYYARMAREIANRHNYEQGRADAMNNLGVFFDIKGNFQLALKYYNQGYTRYKKLGDATNCVQSLMNIGMVYQEMGKDDRALRRYDLAFRQSEKLRNDSIRSLVIYNYLLSYPEHFSRDSTHYYINVAQKIAAKYKDERTLVAIDQLIADDLIKHGNRAEGLALLEQTISTAIDKKLFYVSMDMHIDMGQQLEATDPEQSIHYYKQALAIAENNDYLYYSEILVRKLFEIYNARKDYAAAAEYSQKLIEIHDKESALSRESGIDYIDYAVKDEEIKSLESRYNYQLALSVLACIAFVLAISMIISIRKHLRRTKRQNSQMKKALSALEQSQADNTRMIRIVAHDLRNPIGGIHAIASMMLEEPDRSEEDRTMLELMKTSGQNSLDLVDNLLQLQFSSEQLKKEPVDIAEMLKYCVALLKSKADVKQQQLNLEIVTAIVNASREKLWRVISNLIANAIKFSPNGTRIKIKMTQKEQKIRILVKDEGIGIPPEMGEKIFDLFTEAKRPGTAGEQPFGMGLAISKQIVEAHNGKIWFENNNSSGTTFFVDLPFNSGN; encoded by the coding sequence ATGAAAAGACTATCTTTTTTCTGTTTATTGTTGCTAACTTGGAATATAAGCTTTGCTCAGTCCTCTGAATTAAAAAAAATCCAGGCTTCCCTTCCTAAAATCAGTGATAGCCTTCAATATGTTGATAGGCTGAACAGAATGGCAATGTTGCTCTATGAAAAAAATGCCGACAGTACTTTTTATTATGCCCGAATGGCCCGCGAAATTGCCAACCGCCATAATTATGAGCAAGGCAGAGCCGATGCCATGAACAATCTGGGTGTTTTTTTTGACATTAAAGGCAATTTTCAACTGGCTTTAAAATATTATAACCAGGGCTATACGAGATATAAAAAACTGGGCGATGCTACGAATTGTGTGCAATCCCTGATGAATATTGGTATGGTTTATCAGGAAATGGGCAAAGACGACCGTGCCTTGCGCCGTTATGATTTGGCTTTCAGGCAATCCGAAAAGCTCCGTAACGATTCCATCAGGTCTTTGGTTATTTATAACTATTTGCTGTCTTATCCGGAACATTTTAGCAGAGATTCAACCCACTATTATATCAACGTAGCCCAAAAGATTGCTGCAAAATATAAAGACGAACGTACGCTGGTTGCCATTGACCAGCTTATTGCAGACGACCTTATCAAGCATGGCAATCGTGCCGAAGGATTGGCCTTGCTGGAACAGACCATTTCAACTGCCATCGACAAAAAATTATTTTATGTGTCAATGGATATGCATATTGATATGGGCCAGCAACTGGAAGCAACAGACCCAGAACAGAGCATACACTACTATAAACAGGCTTTGGCTATTGCAGAAAATAACGACTACCTGTATTATAGCGAAATCTTAGTACGGAAACTGTTTGAAATCTATAATGCCCGCAAAGACTATGCAGCCGCGGCCGAATATAGTCAGAAACTAATTGAAATTCACGATAAGGAATCGGCACTAAGCCGGGAATCGGGAATAGATTATATCGATTACGCCGTAAAAGATGAAGAAATAAAATCATTGGAAAGCAGGTATAACTACCAGTTAGCCTTGTCTGTATTGGCGTGTATTGCTTTTGTTCTGGCCATTTCAATGATTATTTCCATTCGTAAACATTTACGGCGTACCAAGCGGCAGAACAGCCAGATGAAAAAGGCATTAAGCGCATTGGAGCAGAGTCAGGCAGACAATACCCGTATGATACGCATTGTGGCGCATGACCTTCGCAATCCCATAGGCGGAATACATGCTATTGCCTCCATGATGCTCGAAGAACCTGACAGGTCTGAGGAAGACAGAACCATGCTTGAACTGATGAAAACATCAGGACAAAACTCACTGGATTTGGTCGACAACCTGTTACAGCTACAATTTAGCAGCGAGCAGTTGAAAAAAGAGCCCGTTGATATCGCAGAAATGCTTAAATATTGTGTGGCCCTGCTAAAAAGCAAAGCCGATGTAAAGCAACAACAGCTCAATTTGGAAATTGTTACCGCAATAGTAAATGCAAGTCGCGAAAAACTGTGGAGGGTCATCAGTAATCTGATTGCCAATGCCATCAAGTTTAGCCCTAACGGAACCAGGATAAAGATTAAAATGACACAGAAAGAACAAAAAATACGCATTTTGGTTAAAGACGAAGGTATTGGCATACCTCCTGAAATGGGTGAAAAGATTTTTGACCTTTTTACTGAAGCCAAAAGACCCGGCACTGCGGGCGAACAGCCATTTGGAATGGGATTGGCCATTTCAAAACAGATTGTAGAAGCCCATAATGGAAAAATCTGGTTTGAAAACAATAACTCCAGCGGTACCACTTTTTTTGTTGACCTGCCCTTTAATTCTGGAAATTAA
- a CDS encoding class I SAM-dependent methyltransferase — translation MAEFWETNFSEKREMWGLEPANSALLTKNLFVENAIKKILIPGIGYARNAQVFRENRIDVTGIEISKTAIKLAKKHYGNDITIHHGSVTDMPFDANLYDGIYCHALIHLLDEQERKKLIQDCFQQLTNNGYMVFTAISKKAHTYGSGKFISKDRYEIFEGVKMYFYEPESIQSEFGKAGLIEIREITENYPFYLIVCKKR, via the coding sequence ATGGCAGAATTTTGGGAAACAAATTTTAGCGAAAAACGCGAAATGTGGGGACTGGAACCTGCGAATTCAGCCCTTCTGACGAAAAATCTTTTTGTAGAGAATGCAATCAAAAAGATACTCATTCCGGGCATTGGCTATGCCAGAAATGCACAGGTTTTCAGAGAAAACAGAATAGATGTAACCGGAATAGAAATATCAAAAACGGCTATTAAATTGGCTAAAAAGCATTACGGAAACGACATCACTATTCACCATGGTTCCGTAACCGATATGCCGTTTGACGCCAATCTATATGATGGAATTTATTGTCATGCACTCATCCATCTGCTGGACGAACAGGAAAGAAAAAAACTGATTCAGGATTGCTTTCAACAATTAACAAACAATGGATATATGGTCTTTACAGCTATTTCCAAAAAAGCGCATACCTATGGTTCCGGAAAATTTATCAGCAAAGACCGTTACGAAATTTTTGAAGGAGTTAAGATGTATTTTTACGAACCGGAATCCATACAGTCAGAATTTGGAAAAGCCGGATTAATTGAAATCCGGGAGATTACGGAAAACTATCCGTTTTATCTGATTGTATGTAAAAAACGGTAG
- a CDS encoding alpha-ketoglutarate-dependent dioxygenase AlkB family protein, whose translation MALFNDTELFFSGNRGKKIFDLPDTELLLIDNFFTKEESDFYYTTLLHQTKWREYEMEIYDKVVTAPRMIAWYEDKENVGADVNGPDWTPELLAIRKRVESETQLNFNSVLLNLYRNGKDGVSWHSDREGNSGKDPIIASVTFGATRMFRLRHKFRTDIPQVEIPLHHGSFLLMAGTTNSFWQHQIPKTTKEVLPRINLTFRQVNRKT comes from the coding sequence ATGGCACTTTTTAATGATACTGAGCTATTTTTTAGCGGCAACAGAGGCAAAAAAATATTTGACCTGCCCGATACGGAATTGCTTTTGATTGATAATTTTTTCACTAAAGAAGAATCTGATTTCTATTACACTACCCTGCTCCATCAAACAAAATGGAGAGAATATGAAATGGAAATATATGATAAAGTAGTAACCGCACCCCGAATGATTGCCTGGTATGAAGATAAGGAAAACGTCGGAGCAGACGTGAATGGTCCTGACTGGACACCCGAACTATTGGCTATCCGCAAAAGAGTGGAATCTGAAACCCAACTGAACTTTAACAGTGTGCTGCTCAATCTGTACCGCAATGGCAAAGATGGCGTGTCCTGGCATAGCGACAGGGAAGGAAATTCAGGCAAAGACCCCATAATTGCCTCCGTCACTTTTGGAGCAACAAGAATGTTCCGGTTACGGCACAAATTCCGTACAGATATTCCGCAGGTTGAAATTCCTTTACACCACGGTTCTTTCTTACTCATGGCAGGAACCACTAATAGTTTCTGGCAACACCAGATTCCTAAAACAACAAAAGAAGTATTACCGAGAATCAACCTGACTTTTAGACAAGTAAACAGAAAAACTTAA
- the pdeM gene encoding ligase-associated DNA damage response endonuclease PdeM — MTLEIEINNHEFVLHNSGALYWKGQEMLLVSDVHLGKISHFRKHGSALPTQPIFKNFSKLDKLVDHFAPQKICFLGDLFHSSMNREWLLFEQWRNRTALPIVLVAGNHDIVDRKKYEELHIPVVNEWLLDGFLLTHFPEEREGLYTISGHIHPSIVLAGEGRQFLKLPCFFQSPFQIILPAFGEFTGTFAMELRQGDTAYVLTKEEIIAISKQ, encoded by the coding sequence ATGACATTAGAAATTGAAATTAATAACCATGAGTTTGTACTCCACAACAGCGGTGCCCTCTATTGGAAAGGACAGGAAATGCTTTTGGTTTCGGATGTGCATTTGGGTAAAATTTCGCATTTCAGAAAACACGGTTCGGCGTTGCCTACCCAACCAATCTTTAAAAATTTCAGTAAGCTCGACAAGCTTGTGGACCATTTTGCCCCACAAAAAATCTGTTTTCTGGGTGATTTATTTCATAGCTCAATGAATAGGGAATGGCTTCTTTTTGAACAATGGAGAAACCGTACAGCTTTGCCAATCGTATTAGTAGCCGGTAATCACGATATTGTTGACCGTAAAAAATACGAAGAACTCCATATTCCCGTAGTAAACGAATGGTTGCTGGATGGTTTTCTGCTCACCCATTTTCCGGAAGAACGTGAAGGCTTGTATACTATTTCCGGGCACATTCATCCTTCCATAGTACTTGCCGGAGAAGGTCGGCAGTTTTTAAAACTGCCTTGTTTTTTTCAATCGCCATTCCAAATCATCCTGCCTGCTTTTGGTGAATTTACAGGAACATTCGCCATGGAATTACGGCAAGGAGACACGGCCTATGTACTCACAAAAGAAGAGATAATTGCGATAAGTAAACAATAA
- a CDS encoding ligase-associated DNA damage response DEXH box helicase, producing MNREALFDIAKTWFSGKGWTPHTFQLKTWTAFLQGKNGLLNAPTGSGKTYALWMPVVLDYIKKNPEYKTRHIPGLKAIWVTPLRALSVEIKQAAERVADDLQTGLTVGIRTGDTSATEKSRQKTKMPDLLVTTPESLHLMLATKGYEAVFKDCTAFIVDEWHELLGSKRGVQIELALSRLKTVAPKLRIWGISATIGNLEQAMEVLLGPESEAFQNKELVRAHIEKKIKVISIIPDKMDSYPWRGHMGLHLIDEVANIIKNSRTTLIFTNVRSQCEIWFQALLEKYPEFAGEMAMHHGSISRETRQWVEQAIRDEQLKAVICTSSLDLGVDFAPVETVIQIGGPKSVARFLQRAGRSGHRPGQESVIYFLATHAIELVEASALKRAVKETVVEDRIPYLNSWDVLVQYLVTLAVSDGFYPSAIYKEVKSTFCYQAMTESQWAWILNFITKGSQSLEAYDEYKKVEIEEDGRFKVNSRSVALRHRMQMGTIVGDAVMSVKFMSGGYIGSIEESFVSKLYPGDVFIFAGRKLELYRTKNMEVLVRKANPSAKAQHASWMGSRMTLSAQMGELIRTELYAANNEKASPELRALKPVFKQQQKESVVPDADEFLIETFKTREGHHILFYPFEGRFVHEALASLIAYRISLLTPITFSLAYNDYGFELLSDKQIAVAELLDNNLFTPEYLHEDLQKSLNATEIARRKFRDIAVIAGLVFAGYPGRIIKTKHLQSGSQLIFEVFRDYEPDNLLLQQAYRETFEHQLEEGRLIMALERIQNQQVVWKQCEKPTPFSFPIITDRLRERLSTETLAERIKKMTASYMKSN from the coding sequence ATGAACAGGGAGGCACTTTTTGATATAGCAAAGACATGGTTTTCAGGTAAAGGCTGGACACCGCATACTTTTCAGCTAAAGACCTGGACTGCCTTTTTGCAGGGAAAAAACGGACTGCTGAATGCTCCTACAGGCAGCGGTAAAACTTATGCATTGTGGATGCCGGTGGTGCTTGATTATATTAAAAAAAATCCTGAATATAAGACCCGGCATATTCCCGGTTTAAAAGCAATATGGGTCACGCCGCTTCGGGCACTCTCTGTTGAAATAAAACAGGCGGCGGAACGTGTTGCAGACGATTTGCAAACGGGGTTAACGGTAGGCATTCGCACAGGTGATACTTCTGCTACAGAAAAAAGCAGGCAGAAAACCAAAATGCCCGATTTGCTTGTAACAACACCGGAAAGCCTGCATCTTATGCTGGCTACCAAAGGATATGAGGCTGTTTTTAAAGACTGTACCGCTTTTATTGTTGATGAATGGCATGAATTGTTGGGAAGCAAACGCGGTGTGCAAATAGAACTGGCGCTTTCAAGATTGAAGACTGTAGCGCCAAAGCTTCGTATTTGGGGAATATCGGCAACTATAGGCAATCTGGAACAGGCCATGGAAGTATTGCTGGGACCTGAATCGGAAGCGTTTCAAAATAAGGAATTGGTCAGGGCACACATTGAGAAAAAAATAAAAGTCATCTCTATTATTCCGGATAAAATGGACAGTTATCCGTGGCGCGGACACATGGGATTGCATCTCATTGATGAGGTGGCTAATATTATCAAAAACAGCCGGACAACCCTCATATTTACCAATGTAAGGTCTCAATGCGAAATATGGTTTCAGGCTTTGCTGGAAAAATATCCTGAATTTGCGGGCGAAATGGCTATGCATCACGGAAGCATTAGCCGTGAAACCAGACAATGGGTAGAGCAGGCCATACGTGACGAACAACTCAAAGCAGTGATTTGTACGTCAAGTCTTGACCTAGGAGTAGATTTTGCTCCGGTAGAAACCGTAATTCAAATTGGCGGACCTAAGAGCGTTGCACGTTTTCTGCAACGGGCCGGACGTAGCGGGCATCGTCCCGGACAAGAAAGTGTTATTTATTTTCTGGCAACGCATGCTATTGAGCTGGTGGAAGCCTCAGCCTTAAAACGTGCCGTAAAGGAAACCGTTGTGGAAGATAGGATTCCTTACCTGAACAGTTGGGATGTTTTGGTACAATATCTGGTTACGTTGGCGGTATCTGACGGGTTTTATCCTTCAGCAATTTATAAAGAAGTCAAAAGTACTTTCTGTTATCAGGCCATGACAGAATCGCAATGGGCATGGATACTTAATTTTATTACCAAAGGAAGCCAGAGCCTTGAGGCCTATGACGAATACAAAAAAGTTGAAATAGAAGAAGACGGGCGTTTTAAAGTAAACAGCAGAAGCGTTGCATTACGCCATCGCATGCAGATGGGAACCATAGTGGGTGATGCTGTGATGAGTGTCAAATTTATGAGCGGTGGCTATATCGGCAGTATTGAAGAGTCGTTTGTATCAAAGTTATATCCGGGTGATGTATTTATTTTTGCCGGTCGGAAATTGGAATTGTATCGTACAAAAAATATGGAGGTTTTAGTACGTAAGGCCAATCCATCTGCCAAAGCACAGCATGCCAGTTGGATGGGAAGCAGAATGACACTTTCTGCACAAATGGGTGAGCTTATAAGAACCGAATTATATGCCGCAAACAATGAAAAGGCTTCACCGGAACTCCGCGCACTTAAACCTGTTTTTAAGCAACAGCAGAAGGAATCTGTTGTGCCTGATGCCGATGAGTTTCTGATTGAGACTTTTAAAACACGCGAAGGACATCATATTTTGTTTTATCCGTTTGAAGGTCGCTTCGTGCATGAAGCCTTGGCAAGCCTGATAGCGTACAGGATAAGCCTGCTAACGCCTATTACTTTTTCGCTGGCTTATAATGATTATGGTTTTGAATTGTTGAGTGACAAACAGATAGCTGTAGCGGAACTTCTGGACAACAATTTGTTTACACCCGAATATTTGCATGAAGACCTTCAGAAAAGCCTTAATGCTACTGAAATTGCCAGAAGAAAATTCAGGGATATAGCCGTAATAGCAGGATTGGTTTTTGCAGGCTATCCCGGCAGGATTATAAAAACGAAACACTTACAAAGTGGGTCGCAATTAATTTTTGAAGTATTTCGCGATTATGAACCGGATAATTTGTTGCTACAGCAGGCCTATAGGGAAACTTTTGAGCACCAGTTAGAGGAAGGCCGTCTGATTATGGCTTTAGAGCGAATTCAAAACCAGCAGGTAGTCTGGAAACAATGTGAAAAACCGACTCCTTTCAGTTTTCCTATCATCACAGATAGGTTGCGGGAACGATTGTCAACAGAAACTCTGGCAGAACGTATCAAGAAAATGACAGCCAGTTATATGAAGTCCAATTAG
- a CDS encoding ATP-dependent DNA ligase: MRNFASLIKTLDSSNKTSVKVEALTEYFLHASDPDKVWTIALLSHRRPPRPVNTTLLRLWASELANIPLWLFEESYHIVGDLAETIALIIPDSKEHSEKSLSEYVGEMIALKSKSEAEKRLYLHENWLMLNYYERFVFTKLITGSFRIGLSQKLMTRALSKAVGIDEDVLAYKLMGDWNPQKITFQKLILEEKSQDYLSKPYPFYLAYAIESEPENLGDVRDWSIEHKWDGIRSQTIIRYGEVYLWSRGEELITDKYPEFQAFVNVLPDGTVIDGEILPYKDGRIGTFGDLQTRIGRKTITKALLQKTPVIIRAYDLLEWQGKDIRNHPYEERRQLLEELYDAVKDLGLPMQLSERFDMESWEAVTEERMKARELNSEGLMLKRKKSPYLVGRKKGDWWKWKLEPLTIDAVLTYAMRGSGRRANLFTDYTFALWQDKEDGSRELVTFAKAYSGLTDAEFRMVDDFIKKNTLERFGPVRSVTPALVFEIGFEGIALSSRHKSGIATRFPRILRWRTDKKIEEANTIQELKNMIR; the protein is encoded by the coding sequence ATGAGAAACTTTGCATCACTCATTAAAACACTCGACAGCTCGAATAAGACTTCAGTCAAGGTGGAGGCATTGACAGAATATTTCCTGCATGCCAGTGACCCGGATAAAGTGTGGACCATTGCACTCTTGTCGCATCGCAGACCTCCAAGGCCGGTCAATACAACCTTACTCCGATTATGGGCTTCAGAGCTGGCAAACATTCCGTTGTGGCTTTTTGAAGAATCCTATCATATAGTAGGTGATTTGGCAGAAACTATTGCCCTGATTATACCGGATAGCAAAGAGCATTCTGAGAAAAGCCTGAGTGAATATGTTGGTGAAATGATTGCATTGAAAAGTAAAAGTGAAGCTGAAAAACGCTTATACCTTCATGAAAACTGGCTAATGCTCAATTACTACGAACGTTTTGTCTTTACAAAATTAATTACTGGCAGTTTCCGTATCGGGCTCAGTCAGAAATTAATGACCAGAGCATTGTCCAAAGCAGTAGGCATTGATGAAGATGTACTGGCCTACAAGTTGATGGGAGACTGGAATCCTCAAAAAATTACTTTCCAAAAGCTGATACTGGAAGAAAAAAGCCAGGACTATTTATCCAAACCTTATCCGTTTTATCTGGCTTATGCCATCGAATCGGAACCTGAAAATTTAGGTGATGTCCGTGATTGGAGCATAGAGCATAAATGGGATGGCATCCGGTCGCAAACCATTATCCGATACGGAGAAGTTTATCTTTGGAGTCGGGGTGAAGAATTGATTACGGACAAATATCCCGAATTTCAGGCATTTGTGAATGTATTGCCGGATGGAACCGTAATTGATGGTGAAATCTTACCCTATAAGGATGGCAGAATTGGAACTTTTGGAGACTTGCAAACGCGTATTGGCCGCAAAACAATTACTAAAGCATTGCTACAGAAAACGCCGGTTATTATTAGAGCATATGACCTTTTAGAATGGCAGGGAAAAGACATCCGGAACCATCCGTATGAAGAAAGAAGGCAATTGTTGGAAGAACTTTATGATGCCGTAAAAGATTTGGGATTGCCGATGCAACTTTCGGAGCGTTTTGATATGGAAAGCTGGGAGGCCGTAACCGAAGAAAGAATGAAAGCAAGGGAATTGAATAGCGAAGGTCTTATGCTGAAACGTAAAAAATCTCCCTATCTGGTGGGACGTAAAAAAGGCGATTGGTGGAAATGGAAGCTGGAGCCGCTTACTATTGATGCGGTGCTGACCTATGCTATGAGAGGAAGCGGACGAAGGGCAAACCTGTTTACGGATTATACTTTTGCGCTCTGGCAGGATAAGGAAGACGGCTCACGTGAACTGGTTACTTTTGCCAAGGCTTATTCGGGGTTGACAGATGCCGAATTCAGGATGGTGGATGATTTCATTAAGAAAAATACGTTGGAGCGTTTTGGTCCGGTACGGAGTGTGACACCGGCACTGGTTTTTGAAATCGGTTTTGAGGGAATTGCACTTTCATCAAGACATAAAAGTGGAATTGCAACACGTTTTCCCCGTATTTTAAGATGGCGTACTGATAAGAAGATAGAAGAAGCAAATACGATTCAGGAACTTAAAAATATGATACGGTAG
- a CDS encoding ligase-associated DNA damage response exonuclease has translation MKNKLLVFNDKGIYCAQADVYLDPWRPVKNAIITHGHSDHARFGHRYYITHHYNIPILKHRLGDIVVTGKEWGETFTINGVTFSLHPAGHIIGSSQVRVEYKGEVWVFTGDYKTEDDGISTPYEAIRCHTLITENTFGLPAFRWLPQAEVMQDINTWWAQNKAEGRTSVLFGYTLGKAQRLLKYLDSDIGPIYTHGAVENMTEVLRTIVDFPPTIRITQETKKEAFPGSMVLAPPSAHGTVWIRKMTPYVTAAASGWMAFRGARRRRAIDKGFVLSDHCDWQGLLESVKATGAERIICTHGYSDIFSAYLRELGYDAVTENTQYEGDEEEISVGNEKDAEKKEEL, from the coding sequence ATGAAGAACAAGCTACTGGTATTTAATGATAAAGGAATCTACTGTGCCCAGGCCGATGTATATCTCGACCCGTGGCGACCGGTAAAAAATGCAATTATTACCCACGGACATTCTGACCACGCGCGGTTTGGACACCGTTACTACATCACACATCATTACAATATTCCCATATTAAAGCACCGTTTGGGCGACATTGTTGTAACCGGAAAAGAATGGGGTGAAACCTTTACAATTAACGGGGTCACTTTTTCTCTGCATCCGGCCGGACACATTATAGGCAGTTCGCAGGTAAGGGTAGAATACAAAGGGGAAGTATGGGTTTTTACCGGCGACTATAAGACGGAAGATGATGGGATTTCTACTCCCTATGAAGCCATCCGTTGCCATACGCTTATTACAGAAAACACTTTCGGACTTCCTGCATTTCGGTGGCTTCCGCAAGCTGAAGTGATGCAGGACATCAATACCTGGTGGGCACAGAACAAGGCAGAGGGAAGGACTTCAGTATTGTTTGGCTATACATTGGGGAAGGCCCAGCGATTGCTCAAATATCTGGATTCGGATATAGGACCCATTTATACGCATGGTGCCGTTGAAAATATGACGGAAGTATTGCGGACTATAGTCGATTTCCCGCCTACAATCCGGATTACGCAGGAAACTAAAAAAGAAGCATTCCCCGGTAGTATGGTACTGGCGCCGCCCAGTGCACACGGAACCGTATGGATACGAAAGATGACTCCCTATGTGACGGCAGCAGCCAGCGGTTGGATGGCCTTTCGCGGAGCCCGAAGACGCAGGGCAATCGACAAAGGTTTTGTGCTTAGTGACCATTGCGATTGGCAGGGATTGCTTGAAAGCGTCAAGGCAACCGGAGCAGAACGAATAATCTGCACGCATGGCTATAGCGATATTTTTAGTGCCTACCTCAGGGAATTAGGATATGATGCAGTGACCGAAAATACGCAATACGAAGGCGATGAAGAGGAAATTTCTGTTGGAAATGAAAAGGATGCTGAAAAAAAAGAAGAGCTATGA
- a CDS encoding T9SS type A sorting domain-containing protein: protein MIKTLPFLAFLASTFSFAQVTIGSGTLTDSNAGLSTPISIYYSTSLAQMIYMASEIGTAGTITSIDFKVNNTNSLVNTNGMIDVWIGHTTRSSYSPVVGTSGADWISIAGHSQVVANGTFTQTGTTITFTFSTPFAYNGTDNLVITVDANKPGDDGNTTLFYQIPATPNITSLMIRTDTAADNADPFNPPLNYTGGTIATSVQAKRTRPIIVLNGLVLGVEEHGLESAISLYPNPATNGLFVASQNKVASGEVYTMTGQLVRSVTIEENKIPIGDLSSGVYLLKLRMEDGQILDKKFVKQ from the coding sequence ATGATAAAAACTTTACCCTTTCTTGCTTTTTTAGCAAGTACTTTTTCTTTTGCACAGGTTACTATCGGTTCCGGAACATTGACAGATAGTAATGCTGGGCTTTCAACGCCCATTTCGATTTATTATTCCACTTCGTTGGCACAGATGATTTATATGGCTTCGGAGATTGGTACGGCGGGAACCATTACATCTATTGATTTTAAAGTCAACAATACCAATTCGTTGGTTAATACAAACGGCATGATTGACGTATGGATAGGACATACCACAAGGTCATCATACAGTCCTGTGGTAGGTACTTCCGGAGCCGATTGGATTAGTATTGCCGGACATAGCCAGGTAGTGGCAAATGGTACTTTTACGCAAACAGGCACCACGATTACATTTACGTTTAGTACTCCTTTTGCATACAACGGGACAGATAATCTTGTAATTACTGTAGATGCAAATAAACCTGGCGATGATGGAAACACAACGTTGTTTTACCAGATTCCAGCAACACCAAACATCACTTCCTTAATGATTCGGACAGATACCGCGGCTGATAATGCCGACCCGTTTAACCCGCCATTGAATTATACCGGAGGAACTATAGCTACATCAGTGCAGGCTAAGAGAACACGTCCTATAATTGTCCTGAATGGTCTTGTTTTAGGAGTTGAGGAACATGGTTTGGAAAGCGCTATTTCTTTGTATCCGAATCCGGCAACCAACGGATTGTTTGTGGCTTCGCAGAATAAAGTAGCATCAGGAGAGGTTTACACTATGACCGGACAATTGGTACGAAGCGTAACGATTGAAGAAAATAAAATTCCGATAGGAGATTTGTCATCCGGCGTTTACCTTTTAAAACTTCGTATGGAAGACGGGCAGATTCTTGATAAAAAATTTGTAAAACAATAA